In a single window of the Nitrospira sp. MA-1 genome:
- a CDS encoding zinc transporter ZupT yields METIGPLIGLGAIAGVFPIYLGIILALVIAKAMSRAWEGYLTGIATGVLVYLFFDLMHEAVEFTGATDPLSWVAFLGSLLIGFVGLVLIEQRQQGRNRTEPSKLFLPYMIALGMGLHNLGEGLAIGAAYMQGEWVLSGVLIMGFALHNGTEGFAIIGSAGKSRPSFKDIILMGLIAGLPTCLGTLISGFAVSYYFTIMFFALAAGSLLYVIFSLTTIFYTATRRVQSAYGVFTGISLMFLTAMVLQIVSGIRT; encoded by the coding sequence ATGGAAACAATTGGACCATTAATCGGGCTTGGCGCAATTGCGGGAGTTTTCCCGATTTACCTTGGCATCATCCTGGCCTTGGTCATCGCAAAGGCCATGAGCAGAGCCTGGGAAGGCTATTTAACCGGAATCGCCACGGGTGTGCTTGTCTATCTCTTTTTTGACCTCATGCACGAAGCCGTAGAATTCACCGGCGCGACGGATCCGCTATCCTGGGTTGCCTTTCTCGGAAGTTTATTGATCGGGTTTGTGGGGCTGGTACTTATTGAGCAACGCCAACAGGGTCGGAACAGAACGGAGCCATCAAAGCTGTTCTTACCCTATATGATCGCCTTAGGAATGGGCCTCCATAACCTGGGCGAAGGCCTAGCGATCGGCGCCGCCTATATGCAAGGTGAATGGGTCTTAAGTGGTGTCCTCATCATGGGTTTTGCTTTACACAATGGGACAGAAGGATTTGCCATTATTGGCTCGGCTGGAAAATCAAGACCAAGTTTCAAAGATATCATTTTGATGGGATTGATAGCAGGCCTACCAACGTGTCTTGGGACTTTGATCAGCGGATTCGCAGTATCCTACTACTTTACTATCATGTTTTTTGCCTTAGCTGCAGGTTCGCTGTTATACGTCATCTTTTCATTAACCACGATTTTCTACACTGCCACACGCCGGGTCCAATCGGCCTATGGGGTCTTCACCGGTATCAGTCTCATGTTCCTCACTGCCATGGTTCTGCAGATAGTCAGCGGCATCCGCACGTAA
- a CDS encoding pentapeptide repeat-containing protein, with amino-acid sequence MANQEQLKLIKVGVDPWNAWRKANPSNRVDLSGGNFSKMELSGVDLAGANLQDVNFNHADLSGAILSGANLTESSLLETNLTGANLENANVSDADLLRAILIQANLERAHLAKTDLTGANLTKANLTEANLHLANLQGAKLTEANLEGCKLREANLDQADLAGANLGRADLAQANLKQANLLGANVEKASVIQVDFQEANLQTLANMTLLQLSKAKSLRQAQLDPLIYEQLVREYPHIGEQD; translated from the coding sequence ATGGCAAATCAAGAGCAATTGAAGCTCATCAAGGTGGGTGTGGACCCCTGGAATGCCTGGAGAAAGGCGAATCCTTCCAATCGCGTAGATTTGAGTGGTGGGAATTTTTCCAAAATGGAATTGTCCGGTGTCGATTTGGCGGGTGCCAACTTGCAAGATGTCAATTTCAATCACGCGGATCTTTCAGGTGCCATATTGTCCGGGGCTAATTTGACTGAGTCCAGCTTGTTGGAAACGAATTTAACCGGCGCGAACTTGGAAAATGCGAATGTGAGTGACGCGGACCTTCTCCGGGCCATACTCATACAGGCGAATCTTGAGCGGGCACATCTCGCCAAGACGGATTTAACAGGGGCAAATCTGACTAAAGCGAATCTGACTGAAGCGAATCTTCACCTGGCCAATTTGCAGGGTGCAAAACTCACCGAGGCTAATTTGGAAGGATGTAAACTTCGAGAGGCAAATCTGGACCAGGCAGATCTCGCCGGTGCCAATCTTGGTCGTGCTGATCTGGCGCAGGCCAATCTCAAGCAAGCCAATCTACTGGGTGCGAATGTTGAAAAGGCTTCAGTAATTCAAGTGGATTTTCAGGAGGCTAATCTTCAGACTCTTGCCAACATGACGCTCCTCCAATTGTCAAAAGCCAAATCGTTGCGGCAGGCTCAACTTGACCCGCTCATCTATGAACAGTTGGTAAGGGAGTATCCCCATATAGGTGAACAGGATTAG
- the hpt gene encoding hypoxanthine phosphoribosyltransferase: protein MNQIFGKPLVTQEAMRARIKELGKQISLDYQGKDLLVVGVLKGAYVFFADLVRVIRLPIQIDFLIAKSHKAIGSSAKKVKVWSELTEKINNRHVLLVEDIVDSGVTAQFLVKNLMKKKPASVAVCALISKPANRKVEVDLRYVGFEVPPTYLVGYGLDFKQKYRNLPYLAKLDPNLVQEDSQS from the coding sequence ATGAATCAAATTTTTGGGAAACCCCTCGTGACGCAAGAAGCCATGAGAGCTCGCATTAAGGAATTGGGAAAGCAAATTTCTCTGGATTATCAAGGCAAGGACCTCCTCGTTGTTGGGGTCCTCAAGGGAGCTTATGTATTTTTTGCCGACCTGGTTCGAGTTATTCGATTGCCGATTCAGATTGATTTTCTAATTGCCAAAAGTCACAAAGCAATAGGGAGTTCGGCAAAAAAGGTGAAAGTGTGGTCCGAGTTGACCGAAAAGATCAATAACCGCCATGTGTTGCTGGTAGAAGATATCGTTGATTCTGGAGTTACCGCACAGTTTTTAGTCAAAAATTTAATGAAAAAGAAACCAGCCTCCGTGGCTGTCTGCGCGTTGATTAGTAAGCCTGCCAATCGTAAGGTGGAGGTTGATTTGCGGTATGTGGGGTTTGAGGTGCCTCCGACCTATCTTGTGGGATATGGGCTTGATTTTAAGCAAAAATATCGAAATCTTCCCTACCTGGCTAAACTCGATCCGAATTTGGTTCAAGAAGACTCGCAGTCTTGA
- a CDS encoding DNA internalization-related competence protein ComEC/Rec2, which translates to MILLGVVSYLTGLWLGPFLTLFPLSLLGALLSFGCILTWFEQQKRVTRQTGFILFALVVGGIGHAHWASIAQLDSNLVAVVEEQLIFLEGRIVAPVRQTPDGLILLVEATRLVRQGKEQVAQGRIRLTWRDPGEYSLVYGDHVAFMARVREPYGTMNPGGFHFGQYLKRQGIHAVATVQGPEAIRVQDAQKRTTRELILGVVDGWRQTIHHAAVSSLRNPALGLFLGMVLGEQSYIDSDIRDAFMASGTVHILSISGSHLGLLALLIFAGARWTFRHLPIFWLERLSLRLTATRFAVLITLPAVSFYTLLAGAEMATVRSWIMIVVCCVGIWLGRERNLVTALAVAALLMVLPHPEAIQDISFQLSYLSVAAIALVVLVRKQKESNLSGLDEAFPPAQPTWVVGLWHKVVLAWLITLAVSLATLPLVAYDFHQIPWLGLFANMVIVPLVGALMIPLGLLSGMLVLMGGGGTLPLASVNQWVFDWLAQVVLMLSHIPGATWYVASPSLSSMIVFWGMLAGVVALWHRHLFRWGCGTILLAILLWWGWSPRTGWDPGTVRVTFLDVGQGDATLIELPDGQTVLIDGGPSYRRLDMGRAVIGPYLWNQGIRRLDHVIATHPQWDHVGGLPWVLDTFKVGQYWDNGVSRPERFFSRLHLAVISAGLREQILSAGTVIVSSGPCSLIVLSPSRSERAERYSSWTVSSGKDLNNRSLVTRLECGNHSFLLTADVEQQSLDDLLHVSNGFSARIVKVPHHGAKSSLNREWVNRLQAEAMVVSVGAHNRYGHPAPEVLDAYKKRGLPLYRTDRDGAVWFTATPGLDDMMVRTAMEESLLQVQAGPGMWREEWANWTRIRNR; encoded by the coding sequence GTGATACTTCTTGGAGTGGTGTCCTACCTCACCGGGCTTTGGCTTGGTCCGTTTCTTACCTTGTTTCCCCTGTCACTTCTAGGGGCTCTTCTTAGTTTTGGGTGTATCCTTACCTGGTTTGAACAACAGAAACGTGTAACACGACAGACAGGATTTATCCTATTTGCGCTTGTGGTAGGAGGAATCGGTCATGCGCATTGGGCATCGATTGCTCAGTTAGATTCGAATCTAGTTGCTGTGGTCGAGGAGCAGTTAATTTTTCTTGAAGGAAGGATTGTGGCCCCCGTCCGGCAAACTCCAGATGGGCTCATTTTGCTGGTGGAGGCGACTCGATTGGTGAGGCAGGGAAAGGAGCAGGTGGCTCAGGGCCGAATCCGTCTCACCTGGCGGGACCCCGGTGAGTATTCATTGGTCTATGGGGATCACGTTGCCTTCATGGCCCGAGTACGCGAACCCTATGGCACAATGAACCCTGGCGGGTTTCATTTTGGGCAATACCTTAAACGGCAGGGGATCCATGCTGTCGCGACTGTGCAAGGCCCGGAAGCCATCAGGGTTCAGGATGCCCAAAAGCGGACTACCCGTGAGTTGATCTTAGGTGTTGTGGATGGTTGGCGCCAAACGATTCATCACGCGGCAGTGTCCAGTCTCAGAAATCCTGCTTTGGGATTATTCCTGGGGATGGTATTAGGAGAACAGAGTTATATTGATTCGGACATTCGAGACGCATTTATGGCCAGCGGAACCGTGCATATCCTCTCGATCTCTGGATCTCATTTAGGCCTATTGGCTTTGTTGATTTTTGCCGGGGCACGATGGACCTTCCGCCATTTACCAATATTCTGGCTTGAGCGACTATCCTTACGACTTACCGCCACCCGCTTTGCGGTCCTCATCACATTGCCCGCCGTTTCCTTTTATACCTTGCTGGCTGGTGCGGAAATGGCGACGGTCCGTTCCTGGATCATGATCGTTGTGTGTTGCGTCGGCATATGGTTGGGAAGGGAGCGCAATTTGGTGACAGCCTTAGCCGTCGCCGCCCTCCTGATGGTATTGCCGCATCCGGAGGCCATTCAGGATATTTCATTCCAGTTATCATATCTCTCAGTTGCGGCGATTGCCCTCGTGGTTCTGGTGCGAAAACAGAAGGAATCCAACCTATCGGGATTAGATGAAGCCTTCCCACCGGCACAACCGACCTGGGTCGTGGGTCTCTGGCATAAGGTTGTGCTAGCCTGGCTGATCACCCTCGCAGTCAGTTTGGCCACCTTGCCTTTGGTTGCCTATGACTTTCATCAAATACCCTGGCTGGGGTTATTTGCCAATATGGTGATTGTGCCCTTGGTTGGCGCGTTGATGATTCCTCTAGGTCTGTTGTCAGGAATGCTCGTCTTAATGGGGGGAGGAGGCACTCTTCCCTTGGCTAGTGTCAATCAATGGGTCTTTGACTGGCTCGCGCAGGTCGTATTGATGCTCTCACATATTCCGGGAGCGACTTGGTATGTCGCATCGCCGAGCCTGAGTTCGATGATCGTCTTCTGGGGAATGCTGGCTGGGGTTGTGGCCCTGTGGCATCGGCATCTGTTCCGATGGGGGTGTGGGACAATCCTGCTTGCGATTCTGCTGTGGTGGGGATGGTCGCCACGCACCGGGTGGGATCCGGGAACCGTACGAGTTACGTTCCTGGATGTGGGGCAGGGTGATGCCACCCTCATTGAATTACCCGACGGTCAAACCGTGTTGATCGATGGCGGACCATCCTATCGACGATTGGATATGGGACGTGCGGTCATCGGGCCATATCTCTGGAATCAGGGTATCCGGCGGCTGGATCATGTGATCGCGACGCATCCGCAATGGGATCATGTCGGCGGATTACCGTGGGTGTTGGACACGTTTAAAGTAGGACAGTATTGGGATAATGGCGTCTCTCGGCCTGAACGATTTTTTTCTCGTCTCCACTTGGCGGTAATATCCGCCGGGCTTCGGGAACAGATACTTTCGGCAGGAACTGTCATTGTCAGCTCAGGACCTTGTTCTCTGATTGTGCTGAGTCCTTCCCGTAGCGAACGGGCGGAGAGGTATAGTTCCTGGACAGTGTCTAGTGGAAAGGATCTCAATAATCGATCGCTCGTTACCAGACTCGAGTGCGGGAACCATTCCTTTTTGCTCACGGCCGATGTGGAACAGCAATCTCTTGATGATTTGCTGCACGTTTCCAATGGTTTTTCTGCTCGCATCGTGAAAGTGCCGCATCATGGAGCGAAAAGTTCTCTGAACCGTGAGTGGGTGAATCGACTTCAAGCTGAAGCGATGGTTGTTTCGGTTGGAGCCCACAACCGGTATGGCCATCCGGCTCCCGAGGTTTTGGATGCGTATAAAAAGCGAGGCCTTCCTTTATACCGGACTGATCGGGATGGGGCAGTCTGGTTCACCGCGACTCCCGGTTTGGACGACATGATGGTGAGAACAGCAATGGAGGAAAGCCTGCTCCAGGTTCAAGCTGGTCCGGGTATGTGGAGAGAGGAATGGGCCAATTGGACTCGGATAAGAAACCGATAA
- the glmM gene encoding phosphoglucosamine mutase, with product MGKLFGTDGVRGVANLDPMTSEMAMKLGRAAAHVFRKRDGRHKIIIGKDTRVSGYMLESALTAGLCSMGVDVLLVGPLPTPAIAFMTRSLRADAGVMISASHNPYQDNGIKFFSNDGMKLPDELEHRMEDLILSNEIEHIRPTAEAIGKAYRIDDAEGRYIEFVKRSLPREMDFQNMRIVLDCAHGAAYHVFPKVIRELGAKVWVMGNDPDGLNINDGCGAVHPERLQQMVRDRKADLGIALDGDADRALFVCEQGQVVDGDHALAAFALDLKRLGRLRHNTVVGTVMSNFGFEVCMREAGINLIRTAVGDRYILERMVAEDYNLGGEQSGHMIFLDYHTSGDGMISGLQMLKLMQRAQKPLSEIAMCMHSTPQVLVGVTVPRKPDLQTLPQLQQAIQDKERLLNGTGRILVRYSGTEPLLRVMVEGQDSMVIKEIAEDLITVVKSCIQ from the coding sequence ATGGGGAAACTATTCGGTACGGATGGGGTGCGTGGGGTCGCGAACCTGGATCCGATGACCAGCGAAATGGCGATGAAATTAGGACGGGCGGCGGCCCATGTTTTCCGAAAACGAGATGGACGACATAAAATCATCATTGGTAAAGATACTCGTGTGTCCGGGTATATGTTGGAGTCGGCCTTAACTGCCGGCCTATGCTCCATGGGTGTGGATGTCTTATTAGTCGGACCCTTACCGACCCCAGCAATCGCGTTCATGACCCGTAGCCTGAGAGCTGATGCTGGGGTGATGATTTCTGCTTCTCACAATCCCTATCAGGATAATGGCATCAAATTCTTTTCGAATGACGGGATGAAGCTGCCTGATGAACTGGAACATCGAATGGAAGACCTTATTCTTTCGAATGAAATTGAGCATATTCGACCGACGGCCGAGGCCATTGGGAAAGCCTATCGCATTGATGATGCCGAAGGACGATATATTGAGTTCGTCAAGCGCTCGCTTCCGCGTGAAATGGATTTTCAGAATATGCGAATCGTCTTGGATTGTGCACATGGAGCGGCTTATCACGTTTTTCCAAAGGTCATTCGTGAACTGGGAGCGAAGGTCTGGGTGATGGGTAATGATCCTGATGGTCTCAATATTAACGACGGGTGCGGTGCAGTGCACCCGGAAAGATTGCAGCAAATGGTTCGAGACAGGAAGGCCGACCTCGGTATTGCCCTGGACGGAGATGCGGATCGGGCGTTGTTTGTCTGTGAGCAAGGACAGGTTGTCGATGGAGATCATGCTCTCGCGGCTTTTGCTCTTGACCTCAAAAGACTAGGCCGATTACGACACAATACGGTGGTGGGAACCGTGATGAGTAATTTTGGGTTTGAGGTCTGCATGCGAGAAGCTGGTATCAATCTGATACGAACAGCAGTGGGGGACCGATACATTTTAGAGCGGATGGTGGCTGAAGATTATAATCTGGGTGGCGAACAATCCGGCCATATGATCTTCTTGGATTATCATACGAGCGGTGATGGGATGATCTCCGGCTTGCAAATGCTGAAGCTGATGCAGCGGGCTCAAAAGCCACTGTCGGAAATTGCCATGTGTATGCATTCCACGCCTCAGGTGTTGGTGGGGGTCACCGTTCCCCGTAAACCGGACCTGCAGACCCTTCCACAGTTACAGCAGGCGATTCAAGACAAAGAGCGCCTGCTGAATGGAACCGGACGGATCCTTGTACGCTATTCCGGTACGGAACCGTTGCTGAGAGTGATGGTCGAAGGGCAGGATAGCATGGTTATCAAGGAGATTGCGGAAGATTTAATTACGGTGGTGAAGTCCTGCATTCAGTAA
- the folP gene encoding dihydropteroate synthase produces the protein MGILNVTPDSFSEDGRNLKIGAAIERAQQMIAEGVDLIDIGGESTRPGASYVDEDVEIKRIFPILTVLRKLTNIPLSIDTRKAAVARKALDLGADIINDVSALQDDPRMAQLIQEYGAGVVLMHRKGHSVNMQHAPQYNDVVGEIKNFLSERVSMAQSMGIPADHILVDPGIGFGKTLSHNLEILRNIGELLPLGQPILIGVSRKAFLGTLTGRPVGEREFGNAVAVAAAVWQGAHMVRVHEVGAMHDAILVAQALQNSCDK, from the coding sequence ATGGGTATATTGAACGTGACCCCAGATTCATTTTCTGAGGATGGGCGGAACCTCAAAATTGGGGCAGCCATTGAGCGGGCACAACAGATGATTGCGGAGGGGGTGGATTTGATTGATATCGGTGGGGAATCGACGAGGCCTGGAGCGTCATATGTGGACGAGGATGTGGAAATAAAAAGAATCTTTCCCATTCTGACGGTTTTGAGGAAACTTACCAATATCCCACTTTCTATTGATACACGGAAAGCTGCCGTGGCTCGGAAGGCGTTGGATCTCGGGGCCGATATCATCAATGATGTGAGCGCTCTTCAGGATGATCCTCGGATGGCTCAATTAATTCAAGAATACGGAGCGGGGGTTGTCCTCATGCATCGGAAGGGCCATAGCGTAAATATGCAGCATGCACCACAATATAATGATGTCGTGGGTGAGATAAAGAACTTTTTATCTGAACGGGTCTCCATGGCCCAATCGATGGGGATTCCGGCAGATCATATTTTAGTTGATCCGGGAATCGGGTTTGGGAAAACCCTCAGTCATAATTTAGAAATTCTCCGTAACATTGGGGAGTTGCTTCCATTGGGACAACCTATTTTAATTGGGGTGTCACGGAAGGCATTCCTTGGCACGTTAACTGGAAGGCCGGTTGGTGAACGAGAATTCGGGAATGCTGTTGCGGTGGCCGCTGCTGTTTGGCAGGGAGCACATATGGTACGAGTCCATGAGGTGGGAGCCATGCATGATGCCATTTTGGTGGCTCAAGCTTTACAAAATTCGTGCGACAAGTAG
- the ftsH gene encoding ATP-dependent zinc metalloprotease FtsH, which translates to MNSRVKNLLFWVFVCLFMILLFNLFTVPNQHPEDPVIFSDFMAHLEKGDVERVIIKNNNISAILKDGTRIQTYSVEYPDLVKVLQEKSVQIEAKPPEDNPWYITFLLSWGPFVLFLGLWFFLMRQMQMGGNRALSFGKSRARLLTEEKKKITFADVAGVDEAKEEVVEIIDFLKDPAKFQKLGGRIPKGVLIVGPPGTGKTLLAKAIAGEAGVPFFSISGSDFVEMFVGVGASRVRDLFEQGKKHAPCIIFIDEIDAVGRLRGAGLGGGHDEREQTLNQLLVEMDGFDTTEGVILIAATNRPDVLDPALLRPGRFDRQVVVNRPDVRGRGEILKVHTKKVPVSSDVDLEQIARGTPGFSGADLENLVNEAALWAARLDKKSVDQIDFENAKDKVLMGVERKSMVLTEEEKRTTAFHEAGHALMAKLLPGTDPVHKVTIIPRGRALGMTMQLPIDDRHSYSKDFLYNTLSILFGGRVAEELIFKSVTTGAGNDIERATELARKMVCEWGMSDKLGPLTFGKKDEEVFLGRDFGSRRDFSDQVALEIDKEVKRLVIESYERTTRMLTEHIHTLRAIAEALLEKEVLDGIEIEKIVQQSSSLEQAAAV; encoded by the coding sequence ATGAATTCTCGGGTGAAAAACTTACTGTTTTGGGTCTTTGTGTGTTTATTCATGATTTTGTTATTCAACCTCTTTACGGTGCCAAATCAGCACCCGGAAGATCCGGTGATTTTTAGTGATTTTATGGCTCACCTGGAAAAAGGGGATGTTGAACGAGTCATCATCAAGAACAATAATATCAGCGCGATTTTGAAAGATGGTACCAGGATCCAAACGTATTCTGTCGAGTATCCAGATTTAGTTAAGGTCTTACAGGAAAAATCCGTACAAATTGAAGCCAAACCACCTGAAGATAATCCATGGTATATCACCTTCCTGCTCTCTTGGGGGCCATTTGTTCTATTTTTGGGCTTGTGGTTTTTCCTGATGCGTCAAATGCAGATGGGCGGTAATCGGGCTCTGTCATTTGGAAAAAGCCGTGCGCGCCTCCTGACAGAAGAGAAGAAAAAAATCACATTTGCAGATGTGGCGGGGGTAGATGAAGCTAAAGAAGAAGTCGTGGAAATCATCGATTTCCTGAAGGATCCCGCAAAATTCCAAAAATTAGGCGGGCGTATTCCTAAGGGCGTTCTGATTGTGGGACCTCCAGGGACCGGAAAAACCTTGTTGGCCAAAGCGATTGCCGGTGAGGCAGGGGTGCCATTTTTCAGTATCAGTGGATCGGACTTTGTAGAAATGTTTGTCGGGGTTGGGGCTTCCCGGGTTCGAGATCTCTTTGAACAGGGGAAAAAACATGCGCCCTGTATCATCTTTATTGATGAAATTGACGCGGTAGGACGACTACGGGGCGCAGGTCTTGGCGGAGGTCATGATGAACGGGAACAAACACTGAATCAATTGTTAGTGGAAATGGATGGGTTTGACACGACGGAAGGTGTGATCCTGATTGCGGCCACCAACAGACCGGATGTGCTCGATCCTGCCTTGTTGCGACCAGGCCGGTTTGATCGGCAAGTTGTGGTGAATCGTCCTGATGTTCGTGGGAGAGGGGAAATTCTCAAGGTTCATACTAAAAAAGTTCCTGTCTCCTCAGATGTGGATCTGGAACAAATTGCCAGAGGGACTCCAGGGTTTTCAGGGGCTGACTTGGAAAATCTGGTCAATGAGGCGGCTCTGTGGGCAGCTCGCCTTGATAAAAAGTCTGTTGACCAGATTGATTTTGAAAACGCCAAAGATAAGGTGTTAATGGGTGTAGAACGTAAGAGCATGGTTCTGACTGAGGAAGAAAAGCGTACGACAGCGTTTCATGAGGCTGGCCACGCATTGATGGCGAAACTCTTGCCAGGAACGGATCCTGTTCACAAGGTCACCATTATTCCTCGTGGACGGGCTCTTGGCATGACGATGCAATTACCCATCGATGATCGACATAGTTACTCGAAGGACTTTTTGTACAATACGCTCTCCATTTTATTTGGTGGGCGCGTTGCAGAAGAATTGATCTTTAAAAGTGTGACGACTGGGGCAGGGAACGATATTGAGCGGGCCACTGAATTGGCCAGGAAAATGGTCTGCGAATGGGGTATGAGTGACAAATTAGGTCCATTGACATTTGGAAAAAAAGACGAAGAAGTTTTCTTGGGTCGTGATTTTGGTTCACGCCGAGATTTTAGTGATCAAGTTGCGTTAGAAATCGACAAAGAAGTCAAACGCCTGGTGATTGAATCTTATGAGCGAACGACCAGGATGCTGACCGAGCACATTCATACATTACGGGCCATTGCAGAAGCGTTGTTGGAGAAAGAGGTGTTAGACGGTATAGAAATTGAAAAAATCGTTCAACAGTCATCTTCCCTTGAGCAAGCTGCCGCAGTATAA